In the genome of Bradyrhizobium arachidis, one region contains:
- a CDS encoding SemiSWEET transporter — MEPFVIKLIGFAAATCTTVAYAPQAIKVWKTRSTGDISLGMFLVMVLGLALWLIYGLLSGDGPLIASNAVTMLLAGGILLMKLRYG, encoded by the coding sequence ATGGAACCATTCGTGATCAAGCTGATCGGCTTTGCCGCCGCCACCTGCACCACCGTGGCCTACGCGCCGCAGGCCATCAAGGTGTGGAAGACCCGCTCCACCGGCGACATCTCGCTCGGCATGTTCCTGGTCATGGTGCTGGGCCTCGCGCTTTGGCTGATCTACGGCCTGCTCAGCGGCGACGGCCCACTGATCGCCTCGAACGCCGTCACCATGCTGCTCGCCGGCGGCATTCTGTTGATGAAGCTGAGATACGGGTGA
- a CDS encoding DODA-type extradiol aromatic ring-opening family dioxygenase produces the protein MTRFPTLFLSHGGGPWPFMEDRRVQYAKTAEAFGRLPQLLPERPKAVLVITGHWEADAFTVSTSAHPPMVYDYYGFPEHTYHLKYPAPGKPELAAKARALLKHAGLDCRDDPNQGFDHGTFVPLGLMYPNADMPIVLLSLKSTYDAAEHIKVGQAIASLRDEGVLIVGSGLTYHNMRGFGRAESKPVSYDFEAYLNEAISNPDAARRNAMLVDWESAPSARLAHPREDHLLPLMVAAGAAGSDVGKRVFVDEVANVAMASYVFG, from the coding sequence ATGACGCGATTTCCGACCCTGTTCCTGTCGCACGGCGGCGGCCCCTGGCCGTTCATGGAGGACAGACGGGTGCAATATGCGAAGACCGCCGAAGCGTTCGGCCGATTGCCGCAGCTGCTGCCGGAAAGGCCGAAGGCCGTGCTCGTCATCACCGGACATTGGGAGGCAGACGCCTTCACCGTCTCGACCTCGGCGCATCCGCCGATGGTGTACGACTATTACGGTTTCCCCGAGCATACCTATCACCTGAAATATCCGGCGCCGGGCAAGCCCGAGCTTGCAGCTAAGGCAAGGGCGCTGCTCAAGCATGCGGGCCTCGATTGCCGGGATGATCCCAACCAGGGCTTCGATCACGGCACCTTCGTGCCGCTCGGCCTGATGTATCCGAACGCCGACATGCCGATCGTGCTGCTGTCGCTGAAATCGACTTACGACGCGGCCGAGCACATCAAGGTCGGACAGGCGATCGCATCGCTCCGCGACGAGGGCGTTCTGATCGTCGGCAGCGGGCTGACCTATCACAACATGCGCGGCTTCGGCCGTGCGGAGTCCAAGCCGGTCTCGTATGATTTCGAGGCCTATCTGAACGAGGCCATCAGCAACCCGGATGCGGCGCGCCGCAACGCGATGCTGGTCGACTGGGAGAGCGCGCCGAGCGCACGCCTTGCGCACCCCCGCGAGGACCATCTGCTGCCGCTGATGGTCGCGGCCGGCGCCGCCGGCAGCGATGTCGGCAAGCGCGTCTTCGTCGATGAGGTCGCGAACGTCGCGATGGCGTCGTACGTGTTTGGGTGA
- a CDS encoding carboxylesterase/lipase family protein: MRSLLTLITTSALLCCAGFAFAQPVGQFPFALTREGQMLGAVEGEVASFKGLAYAAPPVGALRWRAPQATVESSEMHTVYDYGAPCLQPSLPDTSEDCLTLNVFRPFGVDGPLPVMVFIHGGGFVSGTANDPLFDGAKLAQAGLIVVTVNYRLGALGWLSHSELSDGGSGNYGLMDQIAALHWVHDNIAAFGGDPGNVTLFGSDAGATSIALLMLSAPSRDLFQKAILQSVPGRSQLRSAQEAEAVGRQFAAALGPQTDLRAAEPRRLLAAQKHLLEKSPHGFAPFIDGALVSGDVAEGFAAGHESRIPLIIGSNDDETGFDTELDVKEALAASGATSEALRKLYPDLAKPSELAARFYTDKVFSEPVRLLARLHAASGAPTFRYRFAYVPEARRANPEGGHGRELQLIFGVEGVPGAGIFSRRDREIASRMRSYWINFVKSGDPNGPDLPRWDAAADRDLLLLITNDRIASGDDPLSERLDRLAGEGRK, translated from the coding sequence ATGCGGTCCCTGCTCACGCTCATCACGACGTCCGCGCTCCTTTGCTGTGCCGGCTTCGCCTTCGCGCAGCCGGTCGGACAGTTCCCCTTCGCGCTGACGCGTGAGGGGCAGATGCTGGGCGCCGTCGAAGGCGAGGTGGCCTCGTTCAAGGGGCTGGCCTATGCGGCGCCGCCGGTCGGCGCGCTACGTTGGCGGGCGCCGCAGGCGACCGTCGAGAGCTCGGAGATGCACACCGTCTACGATTACGGCGCGCCGTGCCTTCAGCCGTCGCTGCCTGATACGAGCGAGGATTGCCTGACGCTGAACGTGTTCCGTCCGTTCGGGGTCGATGGCCCGCTGCCGGTGATGGTCTTCATCCATGGCGGCGGGTTCGTCTCAGGCACGGCGAACGATCCGCTGTTCGACGGCGCAAAGCTCGCACAGGCCGGCCTCATCGTGGTGACCGTGAATTATCGCCTCGGCGCGCTCGGCTGGCTCAGCCATTCCGAATTGTCGGACGGCGGCTCCGGCAATTACGGGCTGATGGACCAGATCGCGGCGCTGCACTGGGTTCACGACAACATCGCGGCCTTCGGCGGCGATCCCGGCAATGTCACCCTGTTTGGTAGCGACGCAGGCGCGACGTCGATCGCGCTGTTGATGCTATCGGCGCCATCGCGCGATCTGTTTCAGAAAGCCATCCTTCAATCGGTGCCGGGTCGTAGCCAGCTGCGCTCGGCGCAGGAGGCGGAAGCCGTGGGGCGGCAGTTCGCAGCGGCGCTCGGACCGCAGACTGATTTGCGCGCGGCCGAGCCGCGGCGCCTGCTTGCCGCCCAAAAACATCTGCTCGAAAAATCGCCGCACGGCTTTGCGCCATTCATCGATGGAGCTCTGGTGAGCGGAGATGTTGCCGAAGGCTTTGCGGCCGGGCATGAAAGCCGCATTCCCCTGATCATCGGCTCGAACGATGACGAGACGGGTTTTGATACCGAGCTCGACGTCAAGGAGGCGCTCGCAGCATCAGGTGCCACGAGCGAGGCGTTGCGCAAGCTTTATCCCGATCTCGCCAAGCCTTCGGAGCTCGCGGCGCGGTTCTACACCGACAAGGTCTTCTCCGAGCCGGTGCGGCTGCTGGCCCGCCTGCATGCCGCAAGCGGCGCGCCGACGTTTCGCTATCGCTTCGCCTACGTGCCGGAAGCGCGGCGTGCAAATCCCGAAGGCGGCCACGGGCGGGAGTTGCAGTTGATCTTCGGCGTGGAAGGCGTGCCGGGTGCGGGCATCTTCTCACGGCGCGACCGAGAGATCGCAAGCCGCATGCGCAGCTACTGGATCAACTTTGTAAAAAGCGGCGATCCCAACGGTCCCGACTTGCCACGCTGGGACGCGGCCGCAGACCGCGATCTCCTGCTCCTGATCACGAACGACCGCATCGCGAGCGGAGACGACCCCTTGTCAGAGCGTCTCGACCGGCTCGCAGGTGAGGGCAGAAAATGA
- a CDS encoding flavin-containing monooxygenase — protein sequence MPDAMVAARESKAASGTAQQVDVAVVGAGFAGLYLLHRLRKAGLSAVALEEAGDVGGTWYWNRYPGARCDIQTIDYSYTFDPELESAWTWSEKYATQPEILRYLGFVADRYELRRDIRFNTKVTEAKWDEQAERWQLTTSNGAPVSARHYVMATGCLSAPKPPEIDGVKDFKGEVYFTGRWPHDGVNLAGKRVAVIGTGSSAIQSIPIIAEQAGHLTVFQRTPNFALPAHNGPSPADRMDMFQSDRAAYREQARQSMTGVPYPQQTVVSWQLSDAERRERFERAWAAGDLVHILTQLWADQAVDVDGNKIVQDLIREKIRAAVKDPETAAALMPDDHPFGAKRPCLDTNYYATYNRPNVTLVNLRQEPIKAITGSGITTGKRNFDVDVIVFATGFDAMTGAIRAVHPITGRGGKSLTDVWAQGPQSYLGLTVEGFPNFFMITGPGSPSVLSNMAVSIEQHVDWVVDRLAALRDAGFTTMEPTETAQAAWGRHMADCSMVTLHRLANTWYTGANVPGKIQGLMPYTGGVGPYRSICDEVTNRGMLGFKLGGPNVAPQCNDGEVVKLQPDVRLVLNLLASLNLPPIESMGAIGARAFVNEFNKGRPAGRLIGEIVDGALPGADGPLPYRAYKPATPGPHPVVVYFHGGGWVLGDEQSDEPFCRDMVRRTGMMFVSVGYRHAPEHRFPAAAEDGYAAARWIAEHATELGGRPGPVLVAGWSAGGNIAAVTCQLARDRGGPEIAGQLLVCPVTDCTYDRPSYNDNATGYFLTRSLMYWFWDLYCSPADRTDPRVSPLRGKVSGLPPAFVVTCEFDPLRDEGIAYAEAMAAAGVPVEQLKARGHFHSSFAMVDVVITGVQGRVQMAEALRRFAGLPPEVSRGDETSHGHVSPGHKIAAAAS from the coding sequence ATGCCAGACGCAATGGTCGCCGCACGTGAGTCCAAGGCGGCGAGTGGAACAGCCCAACAAGTCGACGTTGCCGTGGTCGGCGCCGGATTTGCCGGCCTCTATCTTCTCCATCGCCTGCGCAAGGCCGGCCTCTCGGCCGTCGCGCTCGAAGAAGCCGGCGATGTCGGCGGCACCTGGTACTGGAACCGCTATCCCGGCGCGCGCTGCGATATCCAGACCATCGACTACAGCTACACCTTCGACCCGGAACTGGAGAGCGCCTGGACCTGGTCGGAGAAATACGCGACCCAGCCCGAGATCCTGCGCTATCTCGGTTTCGTCGCCGATCGCTACGAGTTGCGTCGCGACATCCGCTTCAACACCAAGGTGACGGAAGCCAAGTGGGACGAGCAGGCCGAACGCTGGCAGCTCACCACCAGCAATGGCGCACCGGTTTCCGCTCGTCATTACGTCATGGCCACCGGCTGCCTCTCCGCGCCAAAGCCGCCGGAGATCGACGGCGTGAAGGATTTCAAAGGCGAGGTCTATTTCACCGGGCGCTGGCCGCATGACGGCGTCAACCTCGCGGGAAAACGCGTCGCGGTGATCGGCACCGGCTCCTCGGCGATCCAGTCGATCCCGATCATCGCCGAGCAGGCTGGCCATCTGACCGTATTCCAGCGCACGCCGAATTTCGCGCTGCCCGCCCATAACGGCCCCTCGCCGGCCGATCGCATGGACATGTTCCAGAGCGACCGCGCGGCCTATCGCGAGCAGGCGCGCCAGTCGATGACCGGCGTGCCCTATCCGCAGCAGACCGTCGTGAGCTGGCAGCTCAGCGATGCCGAGCGTCGTGAGCGTTTCGAACGCGCCTGGGCAGCCGGTGACCTCGTCCACATCCTGACGCAGCTTTGGGCTGACCAGGCGGTCGACGTCGACGGCAACAAGATCGTCCAGGACCTGATCCGCGAAAAGATCCGTGCTGCCGTCAAGGATCCCGAGACGGCGGCGGCGCTGATGCCGGACGATCATCCCTTCGGTGCCAAGCGTCCCTGCCTCGACACCAATTACTATGCGACCTACAACCGGCCGAACGTCACGCTGGTCAATCTGCGCCAGGAGCCGATCAAGGCGATCACCGGAAGCGGCATCACCACCGGCAAGCGCAATTTCGACGTCGACGTCATCGTGTTCGCGACCGGCTTCGACGCCATGACCGGCGCGATCCGCGCTGTGCATCCGATCACCGGACGCGGCGGCAAGTCGCTCACCGATGTCTGGGCGCAGGGGCCGCAGAGCTATCTCGGGCTCACGGTCGAGGGCTTCCCGAACTTCTTCATGATCACCGGGCCCGGCAGCCCGTCGGTGCTCTCGAACATGGCGGTGTCGATCGAGCAGCATGTCGACTGGGTGGTCGATCGCCTCGCCGCATTGCGTGATGCCGGCTTCACCACGATGGAGCCGACCGAGACGGCGCAGGCCGCCTGGGGTCGGCACATGGCTGACTGCTCGATGGTGACGCTGCACCGGCTCGCCAACACCTGGTACACGGGCGCCAACGTGCCGGGCAAGATCCAGGGCCTGATGCCCTATACCGGCGGCGTTGGTCCTTATCGCAGCATCTGCGACGAGGTCACGAACCGCGGCATGCTCGGCTTCAAGCTCGGCGGCCCCAATGTCGCCCCGCAATGCAACGACGGCGAGGTGGTGAAGCTGCAACCGGACGTGCGGCTGGTGCTGAACCTGCTGGCGTCGCTGAACCTGCCGCCGATCGAGTCGATGGGCGCGATCGGCGCGCGCGCCTTCGTCAACGAGTTCAACAAGGGGCGCCCGGCGGGACGCCTGATCGGCGAGATCGTCGACGGCGCCCTGCCCGGCGCCGATGGCCCGCTGCCCTATCGCGCCTACAAGCCGGCGACGCCGGGGCCGCATCCGGTCGTGGTCTATTTCCACGGCGGTGGCTGGGTGCTCGGCGACGAGCAGTCGGACGAGCCGTTCTGCCGCGACATGGTGCGGCGGACCGGCATGATGTTCGTCAGCGTCGGCTACCGCCACGCGCCGGAGCATCGTTTCCCGGCCGCGGCCGAAGACGGCTATGCGGCGGCGCGCTGGATCGCCGAGCACGCCACCGAGCTCGGCGGCAGACCGGGACCGGTGCTGGTCGCGGGCTGGAGCGCCGGCGGCAACATCGCCGCCGTCACCTGCCAGCTCGCGCGCGACCGCGGCGGGCCTGAGATCGCCGGCCAATTGCTAGTGTGTCCGGTCACCGACTGCACCTATGATCGCCCGTCCTACAACGACAATGCGACCGGCTATTTCCTGACGCGCTCGTTGATGTACTGGTTCTGGGACCTCTACTGCTCACCGGCCGACCGCACCGATCCGCGCGTCTCGCCGCTGCGTGGCAAGGTTTCAGGGTTACCGCCGGCCTTCGTCGTCACCTGCGAGTTCGATCCCTTGCGCGACGAGGGCATCGCCTATGCCGAAGCAATGGCTGCTGCCGGCGTCCCGGTCGAACAGCTCAAGGCGCGCGGCCATTTCCACTCGTCCTTTGCGATGGTCGACGTGGTGATCACCGGCGTCCAGGGCCGCGTGCAGATGGCCGAAGCCCTGCGACGCTTTGCGGGGCTTCCGCCGGAGGTCAGCCGCGGCGACGAGACCAGCCACGGTCATGTCAGTCCGGGGCACAAGATCGCAGCGGCCGCAAGCTGA
- a CDS encoding septal ring lytic transglycosylase RlpA family protein codes for MSRIASAETARMSLATSSRLLLVIVGAASLAACAQSPAGRQRADLGTSRQATIERPHRVAAFRPRPIHRARIPNNTREAKQNASHGVASFYSDTETASGEKFDKNELTAAHPTLPFGTKLRVTDVSSGRFVTVRVNDRGPFVRGRVVDVSPSAAEALGMVDKGITNVRLDVVR; via the coding sequence ATGTCTCGCATTGCAAGTGCCGAAACTGCCCGGATGTCCCTGGCAACCTCGAGCCGGCTGCTGCTGGTCATCGTCGGTGCCGCTTCGCTCGCCGCGTGCGCGCAGTCGCCGGCCGGCCGCCAGAGGGCGGATCTCGGCACCAGCCGGCAGGCCACGATCGAGCGGCCGCACCGGGTCGCGGCATTCCGCCCGCGGCCGATCCACCGGGCGCGCATTCCCAATAATACTCGCGAGGCAAAGCAAAACGCTTCGCATGGCGTTGCCAGCTTCTATTCGGATACGGAAACCGCAAGCGGCGAGAAGTTCGACAAGAACGAATTGACCGCGGCCCATCCGACCCTGCCGTTCGGCACCAAGCTGCGTGTCACCGATGTTTCCTCCGGCCGCTTCGTCACCGTCCGGGTCAACGATCGCGGGCCGTTCGTTCGCGGACGCGTGGTCGACGTCTCGCCGTCCGCGGCCGAGGCGCTTGGCATGGTCGACAAGGGCATCACCAATGTCAGGCTCGATGTCGTGCGATAG
- a CDS encoding DUF1501 domain-containing protein — protein sequence MGFDHHLPTRRELLVGSGALFAWSQMPRIARAEGRDPRLLVIVLRGALDGLGAVAPVGDPDWASLRGDRALLLDGKPPALPLDSFFALNPAMPNLHRLYKSGKAAIVHACATPYRERSHFDGQDVLESGISKPGVTASGWLNRALLAMESGGRVDPRGSRALGIGSVTPLVVRGSAPVMTWVPQKLLPASEDTQNRLLDLYQHTDPKLATVLQARMKLASLGGAPGAGDPMSDDPTLAPPGIARVRAYFAEAAGTAARYLAKPDGPRVGAMGFVGWDTHIAEGAASGQLYNLLGALDGAFAAIESNMGEAWNETVVAVVTEFGRTARINGTQGTDHGTGTVAFLIGGGLAGGRVIADWPGLKPAQLFEDRDLKPTTDLRAVLKGLLRDHLRVEEKVLADTVFPGSTEVKPMGGLVG from the coding sequence ATGGGCTTCGATCATCATCTGCCCACGCGGCGCGAGCTTCTGGTCGGCTCCGGTGCGCTGTTCGCCTGGAGCCAGATGCCGCGGATCGCGCGCGCCGAAGGCCGCGATCCGCGTCTGCTCGTCATCGTGCTGCGCGGCGCGCTCGATGGCCTCGGCGCGGTCGCGCCGGTCGGTGATCCCGACTGGGCCTCCTTGCGCGGCGATCGCGCGCTACTGCTGGACGGCAAGCCGCCGGCGCTGCCGCTCGATTCCTTTTTCGCGCTCAACCCGGCGATGCCGAACCTGCACCGGCTCTACAAAAGCGGCAAGGCCGCGATCGTCCACGCCTGCGCGACGCCCTATCGCGAGCGTTCGCATTTCGATGGCCAGGACGTGCTGGAGAGCGGCATTTCCAAACCCGGCGTGACCGCGTCGGGATGGCTCAACCGCGCGCTGCTTGCGATGGAATCCGGCGGGCGCGTCGATCCGCGCGGCAGCCGCGCGCTCGGCATCGGTTCGGTGACGCCGCTGGTGGTGCGCGGCTCGGCGCCGGTGATGACATGGGTGCCACAGAAATTGCTGCCGGCGAGCGAGGACACGCAGAACCGTCTGCTCGATCTCTACCAGCACACCGACCCGAAACTCGCGACCGTGCTCCAGGCGCGGATGAAGCTGGCCTCGCTCGGCGGCGCACCGGGCGCGGGCGATCCGATGTCGGACGATCCGACCCTGGCGCCTCCGGGCATCGCGCGCGTGCGCGCCTATTTCGCCGAAGCCGCCGGCACCGCCGCGCGCTATCTCGCAAAGCCCGACGGCCCGCGCGTCGGCGCCATGGGCTTCGTCGGCTGGGACACGCATATTGCGGAAGGCGCAGCGTCCGGCCAGCTCTACAATCTGCTCGGCGCGCTCGACGGCGCGTTCGCGGCGATCGAGAGCAACATGGGCGAGGCATGGAACGAGACTGTGGTCGCCGTCGTCACCGAGTTCGGCCGCACCGCGCGCATCAACGGTACGCAAGGCACGGATCACGGCACGGGCACGGTCGCCTTCCTCATCGGCGGCGGACTCGCCGGCGGCCGCGTGATCGCGGACTGGCCGGGCCTGAAGCCGGCGCAGCTGTTCGAGGATCGCGATCTCAAGCCAACCACGGATTTGCGCGCGGTGCTGAAGGGCTTGCTGCGGGATCACCTGCGCGTTGAGGAGAAGGTGCTGGCAGATACAGTCTTCCCCGGCAGCACTGAGGTCAAACCGATGGGAGGCCTCGTCGGCTGA
- a CDS encoding DUF1800 domain-containing protein: MSNAAKAEVVLALHRFGMGPRPGSIAAIGTDPRGALIAELDRPLTLTAAASLPTSAKAYRTVADANARRTARAKQAQQQAKKQQMAATQVAAGEQSQAQSEGQAPAQGQEKDAAEMAAKQAADAIPDPGRPIYLQEAKLRTEAALSAEIGFAERLVWFWSNHFCISANRIQSMSGAYEREAVRANALGRFVDLLLATEGHPAMLFYLDNLESMGANSTAGINRSRGLNENFAREIMELHTLGVRTGYTQDDVISFANVLTGWTLVPPGADPTHGGEFTFNPRLHEPGGQTVLGKRYEQEDAEQGRAVLRDLAAHPATATHVATKLARHFVADEPPPALIEQLAKTFRDTEGDLKQVAIAMVSSDDAWRGPPSKLKRPGEWVVGMVRATGITLVDPVRYTGGQQLLGEPLWRPSMPKGYPDDEASWIDGVGRRLDVANNFAERITGMADPQVIIEDVFASEIASEVKQAVGRAESRQQALALLFMSADFQRR, encoded by the coding sequence ATGAGCAATGCTGCAAAGGCCGAGGTCGTGCTGGCGCTCCATCGCTTCGGGATGGGACCACGGCCGGGATCGATCGCCGCCATCGGGACCGACCCGCGCGGCGCGCTGATCGCAGAGCTCGACCGGCCGCTCACGCTGACCGCCGCAGCCAGTCTTCCGACGAGTGCGAAGGCCTATCGCACCGTGGCCGATGCCAATGCGCGGCGGACGGCGCGCGCCAAGCAGGCGCAGCAGCAGGCCAAGAAGCAGCAGATGGCTGCGACGCAAGTGGCTGCGGGCGAGCAAAGCCAGGCGCAGAGCGAAGGGCAGGCGCCGGCGCAAGGCCAGGAGAAGGACGCTGCCGAGATGGCGGCGAAGCAGGCTGCCGACGCCATTCCCGATCCCGGCCGCCCGATCTATTTGCAGGAAGCCAAGCTGCGCACGGAGGCCGCGCTGTCTGCCGAGATCGGCTTCGCCGAGCGGCTGGTGTGGTTCTGGTCAAATCATTTCTGCATCTCGGCCAACCGGATTCAGAGCATGTCCGGCGCCTACGAGCGCGAAGCGGTGCGTGCCAATGCGCTCGGCCGCTTCGTCGATCTGCTGCTGGCCACCGAGGGCCATCCGGCGATGCTGTTCTATCTCGACAATCTGGAATCGATGGGCGCGAACTCGACCGCCGGCATCAACCGCAGCCGCGGCCTCAACGAGAATTTTGCGCGCGAGATCATGGAGCTGCATACGCTCGGCGTGCGCACCGGCTACACCCAGGACGACGTCATCAGTTTCGCCAATGTGCTGACGGGTTGGACCCTGGTGCCGCCGGGCGCCGATCCCACTCACGGCGGCGAGTTCACCTTCAATCCGCGGCTCCATGAGCCCGGCGGGCAGACCGTGCTCGGCAAGCGCTACGAGCAGGAAGACGCCGAGCAGGGCCGCGCCGTGCTGCGCGACCTCGCCGCGCATCCGGCGACCGCAACCCATGTCGCAACCAAGCTCGCGCGGCACTTCGTTGCGGACGAGCCGCCGCCGGCGCTGATCGAGCAGCTGGCGAAGACCTTTCGCGACACCGAAGGCGATCTCAAGCAGGTCGCGATCGCGATGGTGTCGTCGGATGACGCCTGGCGCGGGCCGCCGTCGAAGCTCAAGCGTCCCGGCGAATGGGTCGTCGGCATGGTGCGTGCGACCGGCATCACGCTCGTCGATCCCGTCCGCTACACCGGCGGCCAGCAACTGCTCGGCGAACCGCTGTGGCGTCCGTCGATGCCCAAGGGCTATCCGGACGACGAGGCGAGCTGGATCGACGGCGTCGGCCGGCGGCTCGACGTCGCCAACAATTTCGCCGAGCGCATCACCGGCATGGCCGATCCGCAAGTGATCATCGAGGACGTGTTCGCATCAGAGATCGCGAGCGAGGTGAAGCAGGCGGTCGGCCGCGCCGAGAGCCGGCAGCAGGCGCTCGCGCTGCTGTTCATGTCGGCGGATTTTCAGAGGAGGTGA